TGCTACATAAGCAGAAAATTCTTGTCCCAAGCTTAAAGGAACAGCATCTTGTAAGTGAGTACGACCAATCTTTACAATAGGATCAAACTCTTTTCTACGCGAATCCAATTCATCTTTCAATGATTTAACAGCCGGCAATAGGACTCGAACCGTTTCTTCAACTGCGGCGATATTCATTCCAGTCGGAAAAGTATCATTACTAGATTGGCTCATGTTTACATGATCATTTGGATGTACAGGAGATTTACCCCCACGAATACCTGTTGAGATTTCATTAGCTCGAGAAGCAATTACCTCATTTACGTTCATATTGGTTTGAGTGCCAGATCCTGTCTGATAAATATATAATGGAAATTCACCATCCAATTTATGGTCAATAATTTCATCTGCAGCTTGCACTATTAGATCACATAAATCTTTATCTAATTTTCCTAAATCCCTATTTGTTAAGGCTGCTGCTTTTTTCAATATCGCCATAGACCTTATGACACTTTTAGGCATCAAATCATTTCCTATAGAGAAATGATGAAGACTTCTTTGTGTTTGTGCGCCCCAATATCTATTAGCAGGTACTAAAACAGTCCCCATTGTGTCTGATTCCTCACGAGTCTCAGTATTTTCAAGATTATTTAAATTATTTTCTGTCATATCTAAAAGATTACCACCTACAACACATAAAATTGTATAAGAATGGTCGTGTATGAAAAAATCTCATGAAAATCGTGATCCAGAGGATCGAGAGATATTTAATATTGCAGATGATTTTCTTAAAAAAATTAATGATCTAAATCCATTGGAAGCTTCTGAAGAGGGATTCTCTGCATATGATGATCAAATTGGAGATTTATCACCATTAAGACATGACAATACTGCGATTCTAGCTAAAGATACTATTAAACAATTAAATAATCATTTACCAAAAGATTTTAATGAGAAACTATGTTCGGATGTACTTGGTGACTATTGTAAGGATTTAGTTGATGAATATGACTCCTTGGATTATCTTCGTGGCATTTCATTCATTGACAATCCATTGGATCTTATTCATGTATCAACATTAAATATCGATTTTTCATCGAAGCGAGCTAGAGAGAACCTCGCTATAAAAATAGCAAAAATTCCAGAGTCATTAAACAGCTATAAAGAGACATTATTGTTCGCTAAAAATAAAAAGGCTCTGCCACGCAACCGTCAAATAGCGCGTATGATTGGAAATTGTGATATATATGCAGCTGAACCGTTATTTCAAAATTCAGTTGCACCATCTGCTTTTTTAGATTTTAAAAAATTTCTAGAGTCTAAAATTATAAATTCAACAATTGAACGAGATGCTGTAGGTATTGAATATTATAAAAGGAGTGCTCAGCGCCACTTGGGTAAAGAAATTGATGTTTATGAAACATTTCTTTGGGGTTTCGAGGAAGTAAGAACTCTACTTCGTGAAGCCGATACCGTTGCAGCAAAAATTACACCAGGCGAAGGTTATTTAGCTGCTGTAAATTTCTTAGAATCGGACCCAGAATATACATTACATACTCCTGGAGAGCTTAAATCTTTTTTAAAAATGTTAATTGTTGAAGCATTGGACGACCTAGACGGTAAGCACTTCGATATTGACCCTAGATTAAAGAATATTGAAGCAGCAACAATTGAAGAGTCTGCAACTTATTCTATGTTTTATGTTCCTGGTTCAGATGATTTCACTCGTTCAGCTAGAACCTACTATCCCATAAATGGAAAAACTAAATTTTCTACTTGGGCTGAAGCCACCACCTGTTTTCACGAATCTGTGCCGGGACATCATTTGCATTTAGGTTCTATTAAATGTTTGGGCGATGATCTATCGCACTTTCAAAAAACTCTAGCGTGTAATAATGGTATGGCTGAAGGCTGGGCACTTTATGCTGAGCGTCTCATGGTGGAATTAAACCTTATGCGCGACCCCGGTTATGTCCTAGGTATGTATGCAGCTTCACTATTTAGAGCACTAAGAGTTGTAATCGATATAGGATTACAATGTGGATATCAAATTCCTAATGATGCTCCATTAATTTTTGAACGCGGTTCTTATTTCAATCGTAAAATGGCAGTTGATTTACTAATTAAATATGCAAGAGAAACACCTGCTTATTGTGAAGATGAAGTTGATAGGTACTTAGGTTGGGTTGGTCAAGCGATTTCTTATAAAGTAGGTGAAAAAACAATCCGTGAGATCCGCGAAGATGAACGTGAACGTTTACAGGGTTGGTTCTCACTTAAAGACTTTCATTCAAGAGT
This region of Acidimicrobiia bacterium genomic DNA includes:
- a CDS encoding DUF885 domain-containing protein, giving the protein MKKSHENRDPEDREIFNIADDFLKKINDLNPLEASEEGFSAYDDQIGDLSPLRHDNTAILAKDTIKQLNNHLPKDFNEKLCSDVLGDYCKDLVDEYDSLDYLRGISFIDNPLDLIHVSTLNIDFSSKRARENLAIKIAKIPESLNSYKETLLFAKNKKALPRNRQIARMIGNCDIYAAEPLFQNSVAPSAFLDFKKFLESKIINSTIERDAVGIEYYKRSAQRHLGKEIDVYETFLWGFEEVRTLLREADTVAAKITPGEGYLAAVNFLESDPEYTLHTPGELKSFLKMLIVEALDDLDGKHFDIDPRLKNIEAATIEESATYSMFYVPGSDDFTRSARTYYPINGKTKFSTWAEATTCFHESVPGHHLHLGSIKCLGDDLSHFQKTLACNNGMAEGWALYAERLMVELNLMRDPGYVLGMYAASLFRALRVVIDIGLQCGYQIPNDAPLIFERGSYFNRKMAVDLLIKYARETPAYCEDEVDRYLGWVGQAISYKVGEKTIREIREDERERLQGWFSLKDFHSRVLSYGHVGLGRLEKLFSANLQS